AAGCTTATTGTAATGTGGAGACTGTTTTTGGCGTCACATTGTTGTTATTCAAATGAATGTGTGGTGGTAACTCTCCAAACCTATTTATGGAAATGAGTGAGCTTGCAAAATTGTCCCTAAACTGTTTACAGCAAGACCAACTTCCATGGTAACTATGAGGTTGTTCTGTACCCACAAGAATTCTTTTTTGTCTTTGGTTactggtttaaattgttcatatttttgagaggCATTCAAGTTAGTGTGAACAGCTATGTAACCAATCAAATTGTCacagaaaaaactgaaaagaaatagtcTGGTGGCATGTTGTTACCTTCATCTTTCAATTTGCCCTTTATATCAACATACTCATTTTAGTCATGACACTTTGTACTATCACAACAAATTTTAGTCCATGTATTGGTGGCAAGAGAAGTCAAAGGAAATCCATCATCACTGCTAAAATTATATTCATTATAATCACTTACACCCTGGAATTATTAGGCCTCACATGATTTTAAGCGGTGGCTTCCGGTGTCACTTTCTTCTGCAGTGATGTCCAGAACAGGATCAGGATTAGTATAAAGGTTACTTTGATCACTTCTGATTTGGGGTCAGACGTAACTTCATCCAAAGAGGTCTGATATTCCTTTCACATGTGATGATTTCCTACTGATTGTGTTCTGGGGAACAAAAGATACAGGTTAGGTTTGGACACATCTGGTGAGGCATAGTAGCCCCATATGAAGCCACTACATTATTGAGACATCTGTTCACTACTTTGCAGCAACACTATCACAAAAATGAATTCCATCATGCTTTATCAGTCATTTTGCAGTggtggtactttttgcagacttcCTTGTAACCTGtctatttacatttactgttacaaAAGTAAATTAACGAACTAGGCAGCCTGGGACATTATTGGTAACTTACATAATTTCAAGACATTCATTTCCTGTATTTTGCATCTGCAGGCACTCCTTAGCTCATCAAAAAGTATGGATGCCTATAATCTGTTCACTACTGTAACTACTGAATTAAGTAGTCACTGTGTTCACTGATAATTTTATCAGATGAAATTGTTTCAGCTGTGTTGTCAAATGGGTTGACATTAATTCTCAGCAACTTGTTCTGAACTGGAGACAGATTGTTAAATTAGTTTTCCATTCTACCACCTGTAAATAAGACAGCCATGAAAGTACATTTTTTGATCAATTTGAAACCTGACCAAATGAGATTCTAAACTGAAATCTATTTAAAGTATTCACCCTTCACAACAAACACGGTGTGCTAGGTAAGCTTTTTCTCTTTGTGAGTGTTCTAAAACTAATATTTTTTCCAAATGTTTTGTTGAGTGTTGCACAACACGGAACTTCATTTACCATTGCTAAAATTCTTAGTGTTGGAAACAAAGCTTTTGGTTTCACCAAGAACATCTGTGGCAGTCTTATCTGCAACACTGATATTCATGAATGCCTTCTCACAGACATATTAAACGAGATACCTCCTAACACGGAGCCAGTTACTGTAACTAACTGGTAACTGGTATGTGCTTCTTCACTGGCGGTAACCCAATGAGGTACTCAAGGGTTGCAGTCCCATAAGTAACGCCCCTTGCCCTGCTATAGGCTGGCAGCAATTCGACAGCTAAGAACAGGGGTGCCTGTGCTGACACGAATGAAAATGCACACACAAATTTCAGACtgtgtttaagaaatgctgaacactACTGCAAAAGAGAATCTGAGAAAGACTTTGGAAAATGACTTTGAAGAATACCACACAAAGTTCATTGAAAATGATCACTTGTATCTGGAACATGGTGAGGTTGAAACACTACATTGTGAGGTTCAAATACTACAAATGCTACTCTGGAGCAGTGTCAATAAGAGCTCTGCAATCCTATGCCAGTCAAACATTTGATCTACTGCCAGCAAACTAAGTGTAAAAAAACTGTTTGGAAAGCTCAGGGATGTTGAAGGTAGCAGTTTAGAAAGTTTCACCTGCAGAAGTAAGACCAGTATGAGGAGTAGAAAGAATGGGGGAGGGTGAAGAAGAGCAGGTAAATACTTGAATAACTCAATGACACATATTTTGCAGTTTACCAGGGCTTTACTTGCCAAATTTGCAAATGGTAGTACAGCCCCATGTTACTCGGGACAAATCCTGCTCAGTATATCTAGGATTGCCTTCCTATTGTATGCCAGGGCTAGCTCGAGAGGCATCTTACCGTAGCCGGCAGCAGACCGGTCCGTCCCCAACCGCAACAGCAGGTTCACGACAGCCGCTTCACCACATGTGGCGGCAGTCTGCAAAGCCGTCGGCCCACAGCCGTCCCACGCGTCCTTGTCCGCACCGTGAAACAGCAGGCCCATCGCGATACCCTGTCTGCCGTATGCTGCCGCTACGTGGAGGGGAGTATGCTGCCAGTCACTCCACACAGTGACGTTGGCACCTGACGCCAGCAGCCAGTTTACAGCTGAGGTGTCGCCACACTTTGCCGTTCTGTGAACTGCAGTGTAGTCATTTTCACACTGGCTGTTGGTGTCCATTCCATGTTGCAGGATCTCACAGTTCAGCCAAGTTTCCAGACTCGGCAGCTTCATGCGTCCCCCCTTTGTGACACTGGCAAGCATAGAGATGATTTCTTACAGAAATTTGTCACAGTAGATGATGGCAAAATCATTAACCAAACAAACTGAATGCTGGAAAGCCACACAATCAGTGAGAAATCTGTACTAAGATTTGAAAGTTTGCTCCAGCATGGGGAAGGAGATTGTGAGATGACACAGAATTACTTGACGTTTTTAGAACTTTAAGAAACTTCATTGGGTGGTATACCGCATTAGACCTGGCACAGGAAGCGTAAACCCGACAGATCACCAATTTCGTTGAACTTTTGCACCAACTTAGTACATATAAATGTGAGAAACTCCTGTGGTACAAAAGTGCTGCTCAACCTTTTTTGAGAAATTGGCACTCTAAATTTCACCAGTCGGTCGGGTACCATAAAACAAAGCCAGCCATCTGACAGGGACTTTATGCTACCAGTTATGGCAGCGTGTCCTCGTACTGCTTGTCAGTCTAGTCCTTCATGCTACCCATCACTGCACATTTATTGTTATGACAAATGATGTTTAAACTTAcgtaataataaaaatagaaataataataataaaaataataatataaatacacATGTGGGAGGTACTATAAAGATATGAGTTGTGAAAAATTTACCATTTCTCTCAATACACTTGAGCATATCACACTCAACTTATACCTGACTACATAATTTATAGATAtactccttctgttacgttgttgtcttcagtcgtgagactggtttgatgcagctcttcatgctactctatcctgtgcaagcttcatcatctcccagtacctactgcagcctaaatccttctgaatctgcttagtttattcatctcttggtctcctcctacactttttaccttccacgccaccctccgatgctaaatttgtgatcccttgatgcctcagaacatgttctacctaccggtcccttcttctagtcaaattgtcccacaaactcctcttctcctcaatcctattcaatacctcctcattagttatgtgatctacccatctaatattcagcattcttctgtagcaccacattttgaaaccttctcttctcttcttgtccaaactatttatcatccatgtttcacttccatacatggctacactccacacaatactttcagaaaagacttcctgacgcttaaatctatactcgatgttaacaaatttctcttcttcagaaacgctttccttgccattgccagtctacattttatatcctctctacttcgaccatcatcagttattttgctccccaaatagcaaaacccctttactactttaagcatctcatttcctaatctaattccctcagcatcacgtgactgaattcaactacattccagtatcctcattttgcttttattgatgttcatctcaaatcctccttccaagacactgtccattccgttcaactgctcttccaagtcctttgctgtatctgacagaattatgtcatcagcgtacctcaaagtttttatttgttttccatggattttaatacctacactgaatttttttttttttctggagtacttgctcaatatactgattgaataacatctggggtgcactacaaccctgtctcactcccttcccaaccactgcttccctttcatgtccctcgactcttataactaccatctggtttctgtacaaattgtaaatagccattttctccctgtattttacccctgccatcttcaaaatttgaaagagagtattccagtcaatattgtcaaaagctttctctaagtctacaaatgctagaaacataggtttgcctttccttaatctatcttcaaagtcgcagggtcagtattgcctctcatgttccaacatttctacggaatccaaactgatcttccctgaggttggcttctactagtttttccattcatctgtaagtaattcgcattagtatttagcagctgtgacttattaaactgatagttcggtaattttcacatctgtcaacacctgatttttttgggattggaattatgttcttcttgaagtctgagggtatttcgcctgtatcattcatcttgctcaccagatggtagagttttgtcaggactggctctccgaaggccgtcagtagttcaatgGAATGTTtactactcccgggaccttgtttcaactcaggtctttcagtgctctgtcaaactcttcagcatcatcatcatcatcatttaagactgattatgcctttcagtgttcagtctggagcatagccccccttatgaaattcctccatgctccccctattcagtgctaacattggtgcctcttctgatgttaaacctattacttcaaaatcattcttacccgaatccaggtaccttctcctcggtctgccccgactcctcataccctctactgctgaacccacgagtctcttgggtaaccttgcttctcccatgcgtgtaacatgaccccaccatctaagcctgttcgccctgactgataCATGTATAGAgtccattcccagtttttctttgatttcctcattgtggacaccctcctgccattgttcccatctactagtacctgcaatcatcctagctactttcatatccgtaacatcaaccttgttgataagataacctgaatccacccagctttcgctcccatacaacaaagttggtcgaaagattgaatggtgcacagataacttaatcttggtactgacttccttcttgcagaagagagtagatcgtagctgagcgctcactgcattagcttagctacacctcgcttccagttctttcactatgttgccatcctgtgagaatatgtatcctaagtacttgaaaccgtccacctgttctaactttgttcctcctatttggcactcaatctgtttatatttatttcccactgacattactttcgttttggagatgctaatcttcataccatagtccttacatttctgatctagctctgaaatattactttgcaaactttcaatcgaatctgccatcacaactaagtcatccgcatatgcaagactgcttattttgtgttcacatatcttaatctcacccagccagtctattgttttcaacatatgatccataaataatatgaacaacagtggagacaggttgcagccttgtcttacccctgaaactactctgaaccatgaactcaatttactgtcaactctaactgctgcctgactatccatgtaaagacctttaattgcttgcaaaagtttgcctcctattccataatcttgtagaacagacaataacttcctcctaggaacccggtcatatgccttttctagatctataaagcatagatacaattccctgttccactcgtaacacttctccattatttggcgtaagctaaagatctggtcctgacaacctctaagaggcctaaacccacactgattttcatccaattggtcctcaactaatactcgcacttttctttcaacaatacctgcgaagattttacccacaacgctgattaaagagatacctctgtagttgttacaatcttttctgtttccatgtttaaagattggtgtgattactgcttttgtccagtctgatggaacctatcctgactcccatgccatttcaattatcctgtgtagccatttaagacctgacattccactgtatttgatgagttcagacttaatttcatccaccccagccgctttattgcactgcaatctattgaccattttttccacttcctcaaatgtgatcctatttccatcatcattcctatcccattctacctcgaaatctgaaacattactgatcgcattttcacctacattgagcaactcttcaaaatattccctccatctgcccaaggcatccacaggattcaccagcagttttcctgacctgtccaaaatacttgtcatttccttcttacctccctttcgaagactgctaattacactccagaatggttttccagcggcttgacccatagtctccaacctgtttccaaagtcttcccacgatttcttcttcgatgctgcaattatctgtttggctttgtttctttcttcaacataactttctctgtctacctgggttctggtatgtagccatttttgatacgccttctttttccttttacaggctgccttgactgtatcattccaccaagctgtttgcttcatcctacttttacacactactgttccaagacattctttagccacttctattactgtgtccctgtaccttgtccattccttttccaatgactgtaattgactacattcaactaactggtacctttctgagatcgctgttatgtacttgtgcctgatttccttatcctgaagtttctccactcttatcctcctacatatggatctgacctcctgcactttcggcctcacaatcccaatttcactgcagattaaataatgatcagtgtcatcaaagaatcccctgaatacacgtgtgtccctcacagccttcctgaattcctgatctgttattatatagtcaatgacagatctggttcccctgccttcccaagtataccggtgaatgttcttatgtttaaaaaaggagtttgtgattactaagcccatactggcacagaaatccaagagttgtttcccgttcctgttggcctccatatcctctccaaatttacccataaccttttcatacccttctgttcgatttccaatcctggcgttaaaatcacccatgagcagaacattgtccttgtcctttactctaacaactacatcactgagtgcctcataaaaactatccatcttatcttgctctgtcccttcacaatgcgaatatactgacacaatcctaattttcttgctagacactgtcaaatctatcgacatcagtcgttcgtttacataccttattgcaactacgctgggttccatttctttcctgatgtaaagccctacaccccattgtgctattcctgctttgactcctgacaggtagaccttgtattctcccacttcctcttctttctcaccccttacccgaatgtcactaacagctaaaacgtccagccccatcttacttgcagcctctgccagctctaccttcttcccatagTAGCCCCCATTGGTATTAAttgctccccatctcattaccatttgtttgccaagtcgtatcttaggagtccctggtttgtcagttacaggtggctccgtcacctccaaaggtccgaggcattttgctctgattattgCCAGCATCATGTTTAAAGTACcacggaagcaggttgctagccttacttgccccgagtcccattgggttttacccctaacggctgagggactaaccggtggatttggtagtctttgccgtatgagcacaaaggtgacgacgactcagaatatgtcagagatgcccagccttattccaaagtaactggtatcccgactgtcgggaccacttacttggccactcatacgttgcccatggttcatgaactaggacatgactacaggaaccaaCACCATGAACCACCAAAACTCTTCAGCTGACTACATAAtttatacataaatatttattCCATCATGATCTCTTAGGTCAACTATACATCTCTCAAAGTATACCACAATG
This sequence is a window from Schistocerca nitens isolate TAMUIC-IGC-003100 chromosome 11, iqSchNite1.1, whole genome shotgun sequence. Protein-coding genes within it:
- the LOC126212769 gene encoding ankyrin repeat and SOCS box protein 14-like, with amino-acid sequence MKLPSLETWLNCEILQHGMDTNSQCENDYTAVHRTAKCGDTSAVNWLLASGANVTVWSDWQHTPLHVAAAYGRQGIAMGLLFHGADKDAWDGCGPTALQTAATCGEAAVVNLLLRLGTDRSAAGYGKMPLELALAYNRKAILDILSRICPE